In the genome of Muntiacus reevesi chromosome 5, mMunRee1.1, whole genome shotgun sequence, one region contains:
- the LOC136169667 gene encoding phospholipase A and acyltransferase 3, translated as MRAPFPEPQPGDLIEIFRPFYRHWAVYIGNGYVVHLAPPSEIPGAGAASVMSALADKAFVKKERLCDVVGRDRYHVNNKHDGRYSPLPPSKIVQRAEELVGQEVLYKLTSENCEHFVNELRYGVPRSDQVRDAIMAVGIAGVGLAAMGLIGVMFSRNKKQKQ; from the exons ATGCGTGCACCGTTT CCTGAACCCCAGCCTGGAGACCTGATTGAGATTTTCCGCCCTTTCTACAGACACTGGGCTGTCTACATTGGCAACGGATATGTGGTCCACCTGGCCCCGCCAA GCGAAATCCCAGGAGCTGGTGCGGCCAGTGTCATGTCTGCACTGGCCGACAAGGCTTTCGTGAAGAAGGAGCGGCTGTGTGATGTGGTCGGGAGAGACCGGTACCACGTCAACAACAAGCATGATGGCAGATACTCGCCATTGCCTCCCAGCAAAATCGTCCAGCgggcagaggagctggtgggccaGGAGGTTCTCTACAAGCTGACCAGCGAGAACTGCGAGCACTTCGTCAATGAGCTGCGCTACGGGGTTCCCCGCAGCGACCAG GTCAGAGATGCCATCATGGCAGTTGGCATCGCGGGAGTGGGCCTTGCAGCCATGGGCCTCATTGGAGTCAtgttctcaagaaacaagaaacaaaagcagTGA